In the genome of Eggerthella sp. YY7918, one region contains:
- a CDS encoding CPBP family intramembrane glutamic endopeptidase, which translates to MGNTLGRAVRCVRRHRPVLLVAVLILVFFCFSLVSAEGPAGALAQSAVLATVAVAATALSDARVLALPSRKTASTIQSDETKLGRWTWYVLTLGLAAGIAAVVFGGVMPPTVAPAAFGEGIIKVGGGILLCLLTGVFEEGAFRAVALDALMPAFKPSQHRVLLAALVSSALFGILHISMGEVSSLADPIMVAQACIKPLQAGLFGLFMAALFMRSRNLWVVAGVHGAFNVLYTGPALLSGVPDTYVTGSPVDLVLLVATTALLVVPAIVAGKSLLAVEKTQDSSSNKVLLPL; encoded by the coding sequence ATGGGTAACACTCTCGGTCGTGCCGTGCGCTGCGTGCGGCGACATCGCCCTGTGTTGCTCGTAGCGGTGCTTATCCTCGTGTTTTTCTGCTTCTCGCTGGTTTCTGCAGAGGGGCCTGCCGGTGCTTTGGCGCAGTCGGCAGTACTGGCTACGGTGGCCGTTGCGGCGACGGCCCTTTCAGACGCGCGTGTACTCGCCTTGCCTTCCAGGAAGACGGCTTCGACGATACAAAGCGACGAAACAAAGCTTGGTAGGTGGACATGGTACGTTCTTACGCTTGGACTTGCGGCAGGGATAGCGGCCGTCGTGTTTGGCGGTGTGATGCCGCCGACCGTCGCTCCCGCTGCTTTTGGCGAAGGAATCATCAAGGTCGGCGGAGGTATTCTGCTCTGCCTGCTTACAGGCGTGTTCGAAGAAGGAGCGTTTCGTGCGGTAGCCCTTGATGCATTGATGCCCGCGTTTAAACCGTCCCAACATCGCGTGCTTTTGGCGGCTCTTGTCTCGTCGGCGTTGTTCGGCATCCTCCACATATCAATGGGCGAGGTGTCGTCTCTCGCCGATCCTATCATGGTAGCTCAAGCCTGTATCAAGCCGTTGCAAGCAGGCCTGTTCGGTCTGTTTATGGCAGCGCTGTTTATGCGCTCCCGCAATTTGTGGGTAGTTGCAGGGGTTCACGGAGCATTTAATGTGCTCTACACAGGCCCGGCTCTGCTAAGCGGGGTTCCGGATACGTATGTGACCGGGAGTCCCGTTGACCTTGTCTTGCTGGTTGCAACGACAGCGCTGCTCGTTGTTCCCGCAATTGTGGCAGGCAAATCGCTGTTGGCGGTCGAAAAAACTCAGGACTCGTCTTCAAACAAAGTTTTGCTTCCGTTGTAG
- a CDS encoding GGDEF domain-containing protein, whose protein sequence is MDKQATSASKLAAVLRETKTTLFEYSVRENKFVELDKDMRPRNTISEFLSHLSTDSRIAEEDRWKAVRFFSGTLQGPVDIKIVDAASGTTPSSTYRRMRFGTLARPTEDNECVLEGYIRDVTEEKLREEELAQQAERDPLTKLYNQPAGKSIVDDYLSSKTPYSSCGIVVSDIDFFKNANDSYGHQFGNQVLVEFAHLLTMMFRPDDVIMRLGGDEFAIFLKDIDHASLMKKARQLVETVRELAFPEYGYSITCSVGVCFLPENVSGYTFDHLFRNADWALYRAKENGRNRYEFCDYLRRFELADDGSAHQDIDTRYLHGDIVSTAFEVFEKTGSFNEAINLLMKIVGIRFKLDRITVIQTDIKNQKTTRQYQWASERAPEALQKPGSFTKEDFLTLFNSYDEHGTTVLHYDNMSAYSPGATDLLIQGDAKTVLYAAMYCEGHYTGAVSYVTCVAKRYWSRQDRATLGELTKIISAHLAKNQALNASNQSVGALPEYDSLTGLLSFHRFREEVERLIVGGFATSHALIYTDFEEFSRVNREYGFSTGDMLLKEFSSSVIDSIENGEDTFFSRIVADHFVLFTHHEGIEDLLEKAQLFNVEFSREWGSRYPKAEIRLYSGVYAIDPNCSGVSAAVDAANFARLQLTGDKDLVVKLYDEETATKQQLESGLNDQVDDALKNGQIQVYLQPRISLRDHSVTGAEALVRWEQEDGTLLLPHDFIPLCERNGKVIDLDLYVFDQVAAFLARSDARHERPISISVNASILHTSEGAPTDRYKKLLEKHGVAPSRVQIEFAETDVVASHDDARQLLGKLQDIGIETALDNFGANRSMLIELVDAPINVVKLGRTFISTCEESDNGAFLLKQVVNLIKGLGYRVVCEGVETELQAKTLYEAGCDEGQGYLFSRPLPIEEFERFVYNGSKTLFEDES, encoded by the coding sequence ATGGACAAGCAAGCGACAAGCGCGAGCAAACTTGCTGCAGTGCTGCGCGAAACAAAAACGACTTTGTTCGAATACTCCGTGCGCGAAAACAAGTTTGTCGAGCTTGACAAAGATATGCGCCCTCGCAATACCATCTCGGAATTCCTTTCACATCTCAGCACCGACAGTCGTATAGCGGAAGAAGATCGCTGGAAAGCTGTTCGCTTTTTCTCTGGCACACTTCAGGGTCCTGTCGATATAAAGATTGTCGATGCTGCTTCCGGAACCACACCCTCTTCCACCTATCGCAGAATGAGGTTTGGTACCCTTGCGCGCCCCACCGAGGACAACGAGTGTGTACTCGAAGGCTATATCCGCGATGTAACCGAAGAAAAATTGCGAGAAGAAGAGCTCGCGCAGCAGGCCGAGCGCGACCCTCTTACCAAGCTGTACAACCAACCCGCCGGAAAAAGTATCGTCGATGACTATCTGAGTTCAAAAACGCCGTATTCCTCCTGCGGCATTGTTGTGTCCGACATCGATTTCTTCAAAAACGCCAACGACTCCTACGGACATCAATTCGGAAACCAGGTACTTGTTGAATTTGCTCACCTTTTGACGATGATGTTTCGCCCCGACGACGTGATTATGCGTCTGGGTGGCGACGAGTTTGCCATATTCTTAAAAGACATCGATCATGCCTCGCTTATGAAAAAGGCGCGGCAGCTGGTGGAAACGGTACGTGAACTTGCCTTTCCCGAATACGGGTACTCCATTACATGCAGCGTCGGCGTTTGCTTTTTGCCCGAAAACGTATCTGGCTATACCTTTGATCATCTGTTCAGAAATGCCGATTGGGCGCTTTATCGCGCTAAGGAAAACGGCAGAAATCGTTACGAATTTTGCGACTACCTGCGTCGTTTCGAACTTGCCGACGACGGCTCAGCGCATCAGGATATCGATACGCGTTATCTTCACGGAGACATTGTGTCGACCGCCTTTGAAGTGTTCGAGAAAACAGGCAGCTTCAATGAAGCCATCAATTTGTTGATGAAAATTGTTGGGATCCGGTTCAAACTTGACCGCATCACCGTCATCCAGACGGACATCAAAAACCAGAAAACGACCCGGCAATATCAATGGGCATCTGAACGCGCGCCCGAAGCGCTTCAAAAACCCGGCAGCTTCACCAAAGAAGACTTCCTCACGCTGTTCAACAGCTATGACGAACACGGCACGACCGTACTTCACTACGACAACATGAGCGCCTATTCGCCTGGCGCAACCGATCTGCTCATACAGGGAGATGCAAAAACCGTCCTCTATGCTGCCATGTACTGCGAAGGTCACTACACCGGCGCCGTATCGTACGTGACCTGCGTTGCCAAACGCTATTGGTCTCGACAGGATCGGGCCACGTTGGGCGAACTTACCAAAATTATTTCTGCTCATCTGGCAAAAAACCAAGCCCTGAACGCTTCGAACCAAAGCGTCGGTGCTTTACCCGAATACGATTCGCTCACCGGCCTTTTGTCGTTTCATCGCTTCCGCGAAGAGGTAGAGCGACTTATCGTGGGAGGATTCGCCACCTCGCATGCTCTCATCTACACCGACTTCGAGGAGTTTAGTCGCGTCAATCGGGAATACGGCTTCAGCACAGGCGACATGCTGTTAAAAGAGTTCAGCAGCAGCGTTATCGATTCAATCGAAAATGGCGAAGACACGTTTTTCTCACGCATTGTTGCCGATCACTTCGTTTTATTCACACACCATGAAGGCATTGAAGATCTCTTAGAAAAAGCCCAACTCTTTAACGTTGAATTTTCGCGGGAATGGGGATCACGTTATCCGAAAGCTGAGATCAGGCTTTACAGCGGCGTCTATGCAATCGATCCCAATTGCTCAGGCGTTTCGGCGGCCGTCGATGCGGCGAATTTTGCGCGTCTGCAACTTACCGGAGACAAAGATCTTGTGGTCAAGCTCTACGACGAGGAAACCGCCACGAAACAACAGCTGGAAAGCGGGCTTAACGACCAAGTGGACGACGCGCTCAAAAACGGACAGATCCAAGTGTACTTACAGCCGCGCATTTCCTTACGCGATCATTCCGTAACGGGAGCCGAGGCGCTTGTCCGCTGGGAGCAGGAGGATGGTACACTTCTTTTGCCGCACGATTTCATTCCTCTGTGCGAGAGAAACGGCAAAGTGATCGACCTCGACTTGTATGTGTTCGACCAGGTGGCGGCATTTCTCGCGCGAAGCGACGCACGCCATGAGCGCCCGATTTCCATCTCGGTCAATGCGTCCATTCTTCACACGTCTGAAGGCGCTCCGACCGACCGTTACAAGAAGCTCTTGGAAAAACACGGCGTTGCTCCGTCACGCGTTCAAATTGAATTTGCCGAGACCGACGTTGTCGCCTCGCACGATGATGCGCGGCAACTTCTTGGCAAGCTCCAGGATATTGGCATAGAAACGGCGCTCGACAACTTTGGTGCGAACCGCTCTATGCTCATCGAGTTAGTGGATGCCCCCATCAACGTTGTCAAGCTGGGCAGAACATTCATTAGTACCTGCGAAGAAAGCGACAATGGCGCATTCCTGCTCAAACAAGTGGTCAACTTGATTAAGGGGCTGGGGTATCGCGTGGTGTGCGAGGGAGTAGAAACTGAACTGCAGGCAAAAACTCTTTACGAAGCAGGCTGTGATGAGGGGCAGGGGTATCTGTTTTCGCGGCCGCTTCCCATTGAAGAATTTGAACGTTTTGTCTACAACGGAAGCAAAACTTTGTTTGAAGACGAGTCCTGA
- a CDS encoding extracellular solute-binding protein yields MRNLRVKGLFAVAAAALVALLCAGCATQGDGVAQGVAQPTPSSASTFVQEHYNFNTPDFLMADDDIFTYEKLEEGKIPLVVGKTGTVDLQAVNDRFEELYPQYQLIPQVIVGGVDNKALANKLAAGCAPDVLVSAYDQLLTDDLSDLFVDLSGHPSADGYLLSSLQSFTEGGSLYYLPGPSAAYGIVYNKTMFDEHGWSVPKTYDEFVELCARIEQETNGEVDAFNPNAKYPGVFCDPVEAFAYSEVLGDIADASWLSAFKSGEATFAGHMEPLFEAFGKLVERGVVVDADWSQSSTKRMNDFVAGKIAMINLPRLLDEKDISFEASIMPYPGATEGADYLVSLPSYALSCPKQAIAPSTEKQKAIDDYLTFLGSPEAQELFVGESALFPSVKGLSSDTAKQAASDEARPAVQQGRIFQRENFSGNVTPPLAAVISEQCRAMVNGQVDAAGACLAVDAYCEAWRAGQLEQEEPAIAQVVEDMTTLEVAEYVCDKMRDTSGADVALIPVNGSLRSIISPLFVGDVTANTVTDLKLRGLVTTDRLLTVDMTGTQLRECLDHPRDGSDGEDMNCVFAFSGLRATVAPWMPLGQRYRDVTLADGSELDPHATYNVAFWAGTVTPEHAKDAQPASDEEFVPWLTAAIEADGELAPANDARRTLVWE; encoded by the coding sequence ATGAGAAACCTGCGCGTGAAAGGCCTGTTCGCGGTGGCGGCTGCGGCGCTGGTGGCACTGCTGTGCGCTGGTTGCGCCACGCAGGGCGACGGCGTGGCGCAGGGTGTCGCGCAGCCCACTCCCTCGTCTGCGAGCACATTTGTGCAGGAACACTACAACTTCAACACCCCCGACTTCCTGATGGCCGACGACGACATTTTCACGTACGAAAAACTCGAAGAGGGGAAGATTCCCCTGGTGGTGGGCAAGACAGGCACGGTAGACCTGCAAGCGGTGAACGACCGGTTTGAGGAACTGTACCCGCAGTACCAGCTGATCCCGCAGGTGATTGTGGGCGGTGTGGACAACAAGGCGCTCGCCAATAAGCTGGCCGCTGGGTGTGCGCCCGATGTGCTGGTTTCCGCGTACGACCAGTTGCTGACCGACGATTTGTCCGACTTGTTCGTGGACTTGTCGGGACATCCTTCCGCGGATGGCTACCTGCTGTCGTCGCTGCAAAGTTTTACCGAGGGCGGGTCGCTCTATTACCTGCCGGGGCCGTCGGCGGCGTACGGCATTGTGTACAACAAGACGATGTTCGACGAACATGGCTGGTCGGTGCCGAAAACCTACGACGAGTTCGTGGAGCTGTGCGCCCGCATCGAGCAGGAAACGAACGGCGAAGTGGACGCGTTCAACCCCAACGCGAAGTACCCCGGCGTGTTTTGCGACCCCGTGGAGGCGTTCGCGTACAGCGAGGTGCTCGGCGACATTGCGGACGCCAGCTGGCTGTCTGCATTCAAGAGCGGCGAGGCGACGTTCGCCGGCCACATGGAGCCGCTGTTTGAGGCGTTCGGGAAGCTGGTCGAACGCGGCGTGGTGGTGGATGCGGACTGGTCGCAAAGCTCCACAAAGCGCATGAACGACTTCGTGGCTGGCAAAATTGCGATGATTAACCTGCCGCGCTTGCTGGACGAGAAGGATATCTCGTTTGAGGCGTCGATTATGCCATACCCGGGCGCAACGGAAGGGGCCGACTACCTGGTGTCGCTGCCTTCGTACGCGCTTTCGTGCCCGAAGCAGGCCATCGCGCCGAGCACCGAGAAGCAGAAGGCTATCGACGACTACCTGACCTTCCTTGGCAGCCCCGAGGCGCAGGAGCTGTTCGTGGGCGAAAGCGCGCTTTTCCCCAGCGTGAAGGGGCTTTCTTCCGATACGGCGAAGCAGGCGGCCAGCGACGAGGCGCGCCCGGCCGTGCAGCAGGGGCGCATCTTCCAGCGCGAGAACTTCTCGGGCAACGTCACGCCGCCGCTTGCCGCGGTGATTTCCGAGCAGTGCCGCGCGATGGTGAACGGCCAGGTGGATGCTGCGGGAGCGTGCCTGGCGGTGGACGCGTACTGCGAGGCGTGGCGCGCGGGCCAGCTGGAGCAGGAAGAGCCCGCGATTGCCCAGGTGGTTGAGGACATGACTACGTTGGAGGTTGCCGAGTACGTGTGCGACAAGATGCGCGACACCAGCGGCGCCGACGTGGCGCTTATACCGGTGAATGGGTCGCTGCGCAGCATTATCAGCCCGCTGTTTGTGGGCGATGTGACGGCCAACACCGTGACGGATCTTAAGCTGCGCGGTTTGGTGACCACCGACCGGTTGCTCACCGTGGACATGACGGGCACGCAGCTGCGCGAGTGCCTCGATCATCCGCGCGATGGTTCCGATGGCGAGGATATGAACTGCGTGTTTGCGTTTTCCGGCCTGCGTGCCACCGTTGCGCCGTGGATGCCCCTTGGCCAGCGGTATCGCGATGTGACCTTGGCCGATGGCAGCGAGCTCGACCCGCATGCAACCTATAACGTGGCATTCTGGGCGGGCACCGTGACCCCCGAGCACGCCAAGGATGCCCAACCAGCCTCCGACGAGGAGTTCGTACCCTGGCTCACTGCCGCCATCGAAGCCGATGGCGAACTGGCTCCTGCGAACGATGCTCGCCGCACCCTCGTGTGGGAGTGA
- a CDS encoding bifunctional diguanylate cyclase/phosphodiesterase, producing MIEGERSSQKPKNRAARSVLVAFICAAVIALIAGLSLLYLYSLQAMIDDESASYLGEIADQVTTSTENTIDGKLNLLESTAATLDAFEDEPAQKLDGALAVYAESLGFDLLACVDLDGTWYLDGVPNRFTGLNVLVSQAVEDGRAFVPEVQNVDGRDYVLFLAPVADVAVEGRTICALVGFMSLENAADTLVPRMFEGQGFADIVTTEGSVVVRSNAAGSLAQGYNLFSTLDEAHFSDGTTMEGLKEHIAAGVAGICRYAVDGTEYVSYYSGMSEHGWVLFCTVPAADLDAKPEAFIRVTLIACLAVAAVIIALGGMVALGQRRSHDRLQRMLYVDRVTGGATRDKFTVDVEAIRSRADGPFALVYANIERFKTVNDLLGTEAADELLRCVHKAFTSSLAEDETVGRLAADHFALFIKAANDEEVRRRVCAWSEEIAGMCRDLPGKCTPILSYGAVIVNDPSTPTETLIGYANLARKSGRARFHNPHLSFYDGALREAMLRDQQLEERMEDALANDEFKAYLQAQYSTDGQLIGFEALARWVLPDGTVMPPSEFIPLFERDGFIVQVDLHIFELVCRMQQERLAAGQRVLPISVNVSRTHLVADDPLASYRQVWSKFDLPYECAVFEFTESIMYDDPDRLEQVLDELRSKGFACSMDDFGSGYSSLGMLNRMDVDTVKIDRSFLGAGPLPSERGARIIEGVVDLAKDLGLCTIAEGVEHKEQVDFLRQCGCDAIQGFYFARPMPSDEALALLDEEDGE from the coding sequence GTGATCGAGGGGGAACGCAGTTCGCAGAAGCCGAAAAACCGCGCGGCGCGCTCGGTTCTCGTTGCTTTCATCTGCGCTGCGGTGATCGCTCTTATCGCGGGGCTTTCCCTGCTGTATCTGTACAGCCTGCAAGCCATGATCGACGATGAGAGCGCTTCCTACCTTGGCGAAATTGCCGATCAAGTAACCACCAGCACCGAAAACACCATCGACGGCAAGCTGAATCTTTTGGAATCAACGGCGGCAACGCTTGATGCCTTCGAGGACGAGCCGGCGCAAAAGCTGGACGGCGCGCTGGCTGTGTACGCGGAATCGCTGGGATTCGACCTTCTGGCCTGCGTCGATCTTGATGGCACCTGGTATTTGGATGGCGTGCCCAATCGCTTCACCGGCCTCAACGTGCTCGTTTCGCAGGCGGTGGAAGATGGGCGCGCGTTTGTTCCCGAAGTGCAGAATGTGGATGGCCGCGACTACGTGCTGTTCCTTGCGCCGGTGGCCGATGTGGCCGTGGAGGGTCGCACCATCTGCGCGCTTGTGGGCTTTATGAGCTTGGAGAATGCGGCTGACACGCTGGTGCCGCGCATGTTTGAGGGGCAGGGCTTCGCCGACATCGTCACCACCGAAGGGTCGGTGGTGGTGCGCTCGAACGCCGCCGGGTCGCTCGCGCAGGGATACAACCTGTTCAGCACGCTGGACGAAGCGCATTTCAGCGACGGCACCACGATGGAGGGGCTCAAGGAGCACATTGCTGCGGGCGTGGCGGGTATCTGCCGTTACGCCGTGGACGGGACGGAATACGTTTCGTACTACTCCGGCATGTCGGAGCACGGGTGGGTGCTGTTCTGTACCGTGCCCGCAGCTGACCTGGATGCCAAGCCCGAGGCTTTCATTCGCGTGACGCTGATTGCGTGCCTTGCGGTGGCGGCGGTTATCATCGCGCTGGGTGGCATGGTGGCGCTGGGGCAGCGGCGTTCTCACGACCGCCTGCAGCGCATGCTGTACGTCGACCGCGTGACGGGCGGCGCCACGCGCGACAAGTTTACGGTTGACGTGGAGGCTATTCGCTCGCGCGCGGACGGCCCCTTCGCGCTGGTGTATGCAAACATCGAGCGCTTCAAAACGGTGAACGACCTGCTGGGCACCGAGGCTGCCGACGAGTTACTGCGGTGTGTGCACAAAGCGTTTACGTCCTCGCTGGCGGAGGACGAAACCGTGGGCCGGCTGGCTGCCGACCACTTTGCCCTGTTCATTAAGGCGGCGAATGACGAAGAGGTGCGCCGCCGCGTGTGCGCGTGGAGCGAGGAAATTGCCGGCATGTGCCGCGATTTGCCCGGCAAGTGCACGCCCATCCTGTCGTACGGCGCGGTTATCGTAAACGACCCGAGCACGCCCACCGAAACGCTTATCGGCTACGCGAACCTCGCGCGCAAAAGCGGGCGCGCACGCTTCCACAATCCGCATCTGTCGTTCTACGACGGGGCGCTGCGCGAGGCGATGCTGCGCGACCAGCAGCTTGAGGAGCGTATGGAAGACGCCCTGGCCAACGACGAATTCAAGGCGTACCTTCAGGCGCAGTATTCAACCGATGGCCAGCTGATTGGGTTTGAGGCCCTAGCCCGTTGGGTGCTGCCGGATGGCACCGTGATGCCGCCGTCCGAATTCATTCCGTTGTTTGAACGTGACGGCTTCATTGTGCAGGTGGACCTGCACATTTTCGAGCTGGTGTGCCGCATGCAGCAAGAGCGGCTGGCGGCGGGGCAGCGCGTGCTACCCATCTCGGTCAACGTGTCGCGCACGCACTTGGTGGCCGACGACCCACTTGCGTCGTATCGCCAGGTGTGGAGCAAGTTCGACCTGCCGTATGAGTGTGCGGTGTTTGAGTTCACCGAATCGATCATGTACGACGACCCCGACCGCTTGGAGCAGGTGCTCGACGAGCTGCGCAGCAAGGGTTTCGCCTGTTCGATGGACGATTTTGGGTCGGGCTATTCGTCGCTTGGCATGCTGAACCGCATGGATGTGGACACGGTGAAGATCGACCGGTCGTTCCTTGGCGCGGGTCCGCTGCCCAGCGAGCGCGGCGCGCGCATCATCGAGGGCGTGGTGGATTTGGCGAAGGATCTGGGGCTGTGCACCATCGCCGAGGGCGTGGAGCACAAGGAGCAGGTGGACTTCCTGCGTCAGTGTGGCTGCGACGCCATTCAAGGTTTCTACTTCGCACGCCCGATGCCCTCCGACGAGGCGCTGGCGCTGCTGGACGAGGAGGACGGGGAATGA